A DNA window from Caulobacter mirabilis contains the following coding sequences:
- the pal gene encoding peptidoglycan-associated lipoprotein Pal — translation MSFDTKRAVRLALILAATASMAACASKPKPMPEPGPGPTGPVGPSQPQPQPGPGPVEQGVLPGSQQDFVINVGDFVYFDLDSYEVRGDAAPILDAQAGWLQRYPNVQVRIEGNADERGTREYNLALGARRANAVRDYLVSRGVSSSRIATISWGKERPVDPGTGEEAWARNRNGHTVIVSGAR, via the coding sequence ATGAGCTTCGACACCAAGCGCGCTGTTAGACTGGCGCTGATCCTAGCCGCCACCGCCTCGATGGCCGCCTGCGCCTCGAAGCCCAAGCCCATGCCGGAACCCGGCCCGGGACCGACCGGCCCGGTCGGTCCGAGCCAGCCGCAGCCGCAGCCGGGCCCTGGTCCGGTTGAGCAAGGCGTTCTGCCCGGTTCGCAGCAGGACTTCGTCATCAACGTCGGCGATTTCGTCTACTTCGACCTGGACAGCTACGAGGTTCGCGGCGACGCCGCCCCGATCCTCGACGCCCAGGCCGGCTGGCTGCAGCGCTACCCGAATGTCCAGGTCCGCATCGAAGGCAACGCCGACGAACGCGGCACCCGCGAGTACAACCTCGCCCTGGGCGCCCGCCGCGCGAACGCCGTCCGCGACTACCTGGTCAGTCGCGGCGTCTCGTCCTCGCGGATCGCGACCATCTCCTGGGGCAAGGAACGGCCGGTCGATCCGGGCACCGGCGAAGAGGCCTGGGCCCGCAACCGCAACGGCCACACGGTCATCGTCTCGGGCGCCCGCTAA
- a CDS encoding SRPBCC family protein, which yields MADDAKRPVAEAAMLIRRPVAEVFEAFVDPAITSRFWFTRGSGRLEPGARIRWDWDMYGVGDEVVVKAVEPPRRLLIDWNYNGTLTPVEWTFEPRGDGATKVTVVNSGFGGDFAACAQDALDSTGGFALVLAGAKAWLEHGLELGLIEGRHSDSLVEGWSR from the coding sequence ATGGCTGACGACGCCAAGAGGCCGGTCGCCGAGGCGGCCATGCTGATCCGCCGTCCGGTCGCGGAGGTCTTCGAGGCCTTCGTCGACCCGGCGATCACGTCCCGCTTCTGGTTCACGCGGGGAAGCGGGCGGCTTGAGCCGGGCGCCCGCATCCGCTGGGACTGGGACATGTACGGCGTCGGCGACGAGGTGGTGGTGAAGGCGGTCGAACCGCCTCGCCGCCTCCTGATCGACTGGAACTACAACGGGACCCTGACGCCGGTGGAGTGGACCTTCGAACCGCGCGGCGACGGCGCGACCAAGGTCACGGTGGTCAACAGCGGCTTTGGCGGCGACTTCGCGGCCTGCGCACAGGACGCGCTCGACTCCACCGGCGGCTTCGCCCTGGTCCTGGCCGGCGCCAAGGCCTGGCTGGAGCACGGCCTCGAGCTGGGCCTGATCGAAGGGCGGCATTCGGACAGCCTGGTCGAGGGCTGGTCCCGCTAG
- the tilS gene encoding tRNA lysidine(34) synthetase TilS, which translates to MRGLDLPALDRRLRRSCAAPLAVAFSGGGDSLALLLAARAWADAHGRRLLVLTVDHGLNPDSTAWTERCALTAERLGLAFRALRWERDKPATGLPAAARAARHALLAEAAREAGARVVLMGHTADDLREAAAMRDEGSTVGDPAEWSPSPVWPAGRGVFLLRPLLAQGRAELRDWLRERGETWIDDPANADVRYARARARLQAPSPPTAPSAAIAPPVYATLAGGALRLERSAASAHVAAACLCAAGTSRPPRGDRLARLVERLRSTDAFTATLAGARVEALDDQVLFTREAGEAARGGLAPIRLVPGETAVWDGRFELTAATAALTVRPLAGLAAGLPAAEQEALRSVPAAARPALPAIIGPEGPSCPILAALPPVRVHALVSPRFEAATGAVDIEPAV; encoded by the coding sequence GTGCGCGGCCTAGACCTTCCCGCCCTGGATCGCCGCCTCCGGCGCTCCTGCGCCGCTCCGCTGGCCGTCGCCTTCTCCGGCGGCGGCGACAGCCTGGCCCTGCTGCTCGCCGCCCGCGCCTGGGCGGACGCCCACGGCCGGCGTCTGCTGGTCCTGACGGTCGACCATGGCCTGAACCCCGACAGCACCGCCTGGACCGAACGCTGCGCGCTGACCGCCGAGCGGCTGGGCCTGGCCTTCCGGGCGCTGCGCTGGGAAAGGGACAAGCCCGCGACCGGCCTGCCCGCCGCCGCCCGGGCCGCGCGCCACGCCCTGCTCGCCGAGGCGGCGCGCGAGGCCGGCGCCCGGGTGGTGCTGATGGGCCATACGGCCGACGACCTGCGCGAAGCCGCCGCCATGCGGGATGAAGGCTCGACCGTCGGCGATCCCGCCGAATGGTCGCCGTCGCCCGTCTGGCCGGCGGGCCGCGGGGTCTTCCTGCTCAGGCCGCTGCTGGCGCAGGGCCGGGCCGAATTGCGCGACTGGCTGCGGGAGCGGGGTGAGACCTGGATCGACGATCCGGCCAACGCGGACGTGCGGTACGCCCGAGCGCGGGCGCGGCTGCAGGCGCCTTCACCGCCAACCGCGCCGTCAGCGGCGATCGCGCCGCCCGTCTACGCGACCCTGGCCGGCGGCGCTCTGCGGCTGGAGCGCTCGGCGGCGTCGGCCCATGTCGCCGCGGCCTGCCTGTGCGCCGCCGGAACCTCGCGACCGCCCCGCGGCGACCGCCTGGCGCGACTGGTCGAGCGCCTGAGGTCGACCGACGCCTTCACCGCCACCCTGGCCGGCGCCCGCGTCGAAGCCCTGGACGATCAGGTGCTGTTTACGCGGGAAGCCGGCGAGGCCGCCCGCGGCGGTCTGGCGCCGATCCGTCTCGTTCCGGGAGAAACGGCCGTGTGGGACGGCCGCTTCGAACTGACCGCCGCGACCGCCGCGCTGACGGTCCGCCCCCTCGCCGGCCTCGCCGCAGGCCTGCCCGCGGCGGAACAGGAAGCCCTGCGGAGCGTCCCCGCCGCGGCCCGCCCCGCCTTGCCCGCGATCATCGGCCCCGAGGGTCCAAGTTGCCCGATCCTTGCAGCGCTCCCGCCGGTTCGCGTCCACGCTCTCGTATCGCCTCGTTTCGAGGCGGCGACGGGCGCCGTTGACATAGAACCTGCCGTGTGA
- a CDS encoding RNA 2'-phosphotransferase, whose translation MTTDDKTLSKTLSYWLRHRPDAGGLTLDAQGWASTDALLSALGREHGADFDRLLTVVETNDKQRFEFSPDLEHIRARQGHSIDVELALEPTAPPAQLFHGTVDRFLDAIREGGLKKMRRHHVHLSPDVATAERVGARRGKPVILVVDAARMAADGHLFFVAGNGVWLTDAVPPDYIAPA comes from the coding sequence ATGACTACTGATGACAAGACCCTATCCAAGACCCTGTCCTACTGGCTCCGGCACCGGCCGGACGCCGGAGGGTTGACCCTGGACGCCCAAGGCTGGGCGTCCACGGATGCCCTGCTGTCCGCGCTGGGGCGCGAGCACGGCGCCGATTTCGACCGTCTGCTGACGGTGGTCGAGACCAACGACAAGCAGCGGTTCGAGTTCAGTCCCGACCTGGAGCATATCCGGGCGCGCCAGGGGCATTCGATTGACGTCGAGCTGGCGCTCGAACCGACCGCGCCGCCGGCGCAACTGTTCCACGGTACGGTGGACCGCTTCCTCGACGCCATCCGAGAGGGCGGCCTCAAGAAGATGCGGCGGCATCATGTGCATCTCTCGCCCGACGTCGCGACGGCCGAGCGCGTGGGCGCCCGCCGCGGCAAGCCCGTGATCCTGGTCGTCGACGCCGCGCGGATGGCGGCGGACGGCCATCTGTTCTTCGTCGCCGGCAACGGGGTCTGGCTGACCGACGCGGTTCCGCCGGACTACATCGCGCCCGCATAA
- the tolB gene encoding Tol-Pal system beta propeller repeat protein TolB, whose protein sequence is MTLRPVLAALCALVAVAGFVAAPQTAHAQIEIDVNQGDVRPLPIAVPAFTGAGRGAEIAQVISANLDRSGLFAPIDPAAFPERGLDVNVQPRFDAWKTINAQALVNGNVVVEGDGRLRVDFRLWDVYSGQQLLGLQFTSTPENWRRVAHKISDAVYERLTGEKGYFDTRIVFVAESGPRDKRIKRLMIMDQDGANPSSLTDGSYIVMTPRFSSTSQEITYMALRPTGSSIYLFNIETARQETIGKFPGMVFAPRFSPDGGRVAFSVERGGNSDIWVMNLTSRAQTRLTTDPGIDTSPSFSPDGSRIVFNSDRGGSSQIYVMGSDGSGTRRISRGGGRYSTPVWSPRGDFIAFTKQTGGQFHIGVMRPDGSDERILTTSYLDEGPTWAPNGRVLMFFRETPGGAPRLWTVDITGRILRPAPYQGSGSDPAWSPLLN, encoded by the coding sequence ATGACCCTCAGACCCGTCCTCGCCGCCCTCTGCGCCCTGGTCGCCGTCGCCGGCTTCGTCGCCGCGCCGCAGACCGCTCACGCCCAGATCGAGATCGACGTCAACCAGGGCGACGTCCGGCCGCTGCCGATCGCCGTCCCCGCCTTCACCGGCGCGGGCCGCGGCGCCGAGATCGCCCAGGTGATCAGCGCCAACCTCGACCGCTCCGGCCTGTTCGCCCCGATCGACCCGGCGGCCTTCCCCGAGCGCGGCCTGGACGTCAACGTCCAGCCCCGGTTCGACGCCTGGAAGACGATCAACGCCCAGGCCCTGGTCAACGGCAACGTGGTGGTCGAGGGCGACGGCCGGCTGCGCGTCGACTTCCGCCTGTGGGACGTCTACTCCGGCCAGCAGCTGCTCGGCCTGCAGTTCACCTCCACGCCCGAGAACTGGCGCCGCGTCGCGCACAAGATCAGCGACGCGGTCTACGAGCGCCTGACCGGCGAGAAGGGTTACTTCGACACCCGCATCGTGTTCGTCGCCGAGAGCGGCCCGCGCGACAAGCGGATCAAGCGCCTGATGATCATGGACCAGGACGGGGCCAACCCCTCCAGCCTGACCGACGGCAGCTACATCGTCATGACCCCGCGGTTCTCCTCGACCAGCCAGGAGATCACCTACATGGCGCTGCGGCCGACGGGCTCCAGCATCTACCTGTTCAACATCGAGACCGCGCGCCAGGAGACGATCGGCAAGTTCCCGGGGATGGTCTTCGCCCCGCGCTTCTCGCCCGACGGCGGCCGCGTCGCCTTCTCGGTCGAGCGGGGCGGCAACAGCGACATCTGGGTGATGAACCTGACCAGCCGCGCCCAGACACGGCTGACCACCGACCCGGGCATCGACACCTCGCCCAGCTTCTCGCCGGACGGTTCGCGGATCGTGTTCAATTCCGACCGCGGCGGCAGCTCGCAGATCTACGTCATGGGCTCGGACGGCTCGGGCACGCGGCGGATCTCGCGCGGCGGCGGCCGCTACTCCACCCCGGTGTGGAGCCCGCGCGGCGACTTCATCGCCTTCACCAAACAGACCGGCGGCCAGTTCCACATCGGCGTCATGCGTCCGGACGGCTCCGACGAGCGGATTCTGACCACCAGCTATCTCGACGAGGGCCCGACCTGGGCGCCGAACGGGCGGGTTCTGATGTTCTTCCGGGAAACGCCGGGCGGGGCTCCGCGTTTGTGGACCGTGGACATCACCGGCCGGATTCTGCGCCCGGCGCCCTACCAGGGCTCCGGTTCGGACCCGGCTTGGTCGCCGCTCCTCAACTGA
- a CDS encoding metalloregulator ArsR/SmtB family transcription factor, with amino-acid sequence MQRVFEALSSTVRRKILAYLAHSELTAGEIASRFEMSKPAVSQHLSILEAAGLVESEKRGQFVHYRLTPDNMVNALNDFVQEVCPVSKPLKRESAKIAASKGER; translated from the coding sequence ATGCAGCGCGTGTTCGAAGCCCTCTCCTCGACGGTCCGCCGGAAGATCCTCGCCTACCTCGCCCACAGCGAGCTGACGGCGGGCGAGATCGCGTCGCGGTTCGAGATGTCCAAGCCGGCGGTGTCGCAGCACCTGTCGATCCTGGAGGCCGCCGGGCTGGTGGAGAGCGAGAAGCGCGGCCAGTTCGTCCACTACCGTCTGACCCCGGACAACATGGTCAACGCCCTGAACGACTTCGTCCAGGAGGTCTGCCCCGTGTCCAAGCCGCTGAAGCGCGAGAGCGCCAAGATCGCGGCGTCGAAGGGCGAGCGCTAG
- a CDS encoding YbjN domain-containing protein: MKAVILAAGVALAAISSAAAAQTIHKDGMTAQEVVSWLHKSGYKAELTKDSQGDPKINSAAGGVNFAIHFYDCAASRCKAIQFSAGFDLKDGFTLEKINAWNREHRYLKGYLDKEMDPYVEYDVNVNAGRTISGLDDDFGVWTGMIDDFTKYIDW, from the coding sequence ATGAAGGCTGTCATTCTCGCCGCCGGCGTCGCGCTGGCCGCGATCTCAAGCGCCGCCGCCGCCCAGACCATCCACAAGGACGGCATGACCGCCCAGGAGGTCGTCAGCTGGCTGCACAAGAGCGGCTACAAGGCTGAACTGACCAAGGACTCCCAGGGCGACCCGAAGATCAACAGCGCCGCCGGCGGCGTCAACTTCGCCATCCATTTCTACGACTGCGCGGCCTCGCGCTGCAAAGCGATCCAGTTCTCGGCGGGATTCGACCTGAAGGACGGCTTCACGCTCGAGAAGATCAACGCCTGGAACCGCGAGCACCGCTACCTGAAGGGCTATCTCGACAAGGAGATGGATCCCTACGTCGAGTACGACGTGAACGTGAACGCGGGCCGCACGATCTCGGGGCTGGACGACGATTTCGGCGTCTGGACCGGCATGATCGACGACTTCACCAAGTACATCGACTGGTAG
- a CDS encoding SRPBCC family protein: MTHATLTVPTPLPPDAGSWREVEGGYELRFERRLRHAPDKVWRAIATPEGIACWFAKPDMEMKAGGRYDLRFDHPCTDTWTEEDQARVRPNSILVYDPPRVFEHTFDGDHVVRWELNADGDGTWLVMTHHVPSKDVGSMTSYLGGWTQHLRGLEAAILGQATSWNWDDWRALKATYDEQLKV, translated from the coding sequence ATGACCCACGCCACCCTGACCGTCCCGACCCCGCTGCCGCCCGACGCCGGTTCCTGGCGCGAGGTGGAAGGCGGCTACGAGCTGCGCTTCGAGCGCCGCCTGCGCCATGCGCCTGATAAGGTCTGGCGCGCCATCGCCACGCCGGAAGGCATCGCCTGCTGGTTCGCCAAGCCGGACATGGAGATGAAGGCCGGCGGCCGCTACGATCTGCGCTTCGACCACCCCTGCACCGACACCTGGACCGAAGAGGACCAGGCTCGGGTGCGGCCCAACTCCATCCTGGTCTACGATCCGCCCCGGGTCTTCGAACACACCTTCGACGGGGACCACGTCGTGCGCTGGGAGTTGAACGCAGACGGCGACGGGACCTGGCTGGTGATGACCCACCACGTGCCGTCGAAGGACGTCGGCTCGATGACCAGCTACCTCGGCGGCTGGACCCAGCACCTGCGGGGCCTGGAAGCCGCGATCCTGGGCCAGGCGACTTCGTGGAACTGGGACGACTGGCGCGCGCTAAAGGCGACGTACGACGAACAGCTGAAAGTCTGA
- the ftsH gene encoding ATP-dependent zinc metalloprotease FtsH: MNLRNLAIWAVIVVVAAGVWSMMNRGGGAASGPAAEISYSTLLQRVGSGDVKSAVFRGNTVEIQGKDDKTYQVIAPSNAEDLLKRMEAAGVNVMIRPTDRAPLVSILLNALPILLLIGVWIFFMRQMQGGARGAMGFGKSKAKMLTEQKGRKTFEDVAGVDEAKEELSEIVDFLKDPAKFQRLGGKIPKGALLVGPPGTGKTLIARAVAGEAGVPFFTISGSDFVEMFVGVGASRVRDMFEQAKKNAPCIIFIDEIDAVGRHRGAGLGGGNDEREQTLNQLLVEMDGFESNEGIILIAATNRPDVLDPALLRPGRFDRQVVVPNPDVSGREKILRVHMRNVPLAADVDVRTLARGTPGFSGADLANLVNEAALMAARKNRRMVTHIDFEQAKDKVMMGAERRSMAMNEEEKKLTAYHEGGHAIVALNVPLADPVHKATIVPRGRALGMVMQLPEGDRYSMKYQQMTSRLAIMMGGRVAEELIFGKENITSGASSDIKAATGLARSMVTQWGYSDKLGTVAYGDNQEEVFLGHSVARTQNVSEETARLIDSEVKRLVQEGLDEATRILTEKREDLEALARALLEFETLSGEEINGVLKGVMPSRDEPTDKRPSGPSAAVPLSPRPTGVTARNQD, from the coding sequence ATGAACCTGCGTAATCTGGCCATCTGGGCCGTTATCGTCGTCGTGGCGGCCGGCGTCTGGAGCATGATGAATCGGGGCGGCGGCGCCGCGTCCGGTCCGGCCGCCGAGATCAGCTACAGCACGCTGCTGCAGCGCGTGGGCTCCGGCGACGTGAAGTCCGCGGTGTTTCGCGGCAACACGGTCGAGATCCAGGGCAAGGACGACAAGACCTATCAGGTCATCGCGCCGAGCAACGCCGAAGACCTGCTGAAGCGGATGGAAGCCGCCGGCGTCAACGTGATGATTCGTCCGACGGACCGCGCGCCGCTGGTCAGCATCCTGCTGAACGCCCTGCCGATCCTGCTGCTGATCGGCGTCTGGATCTTCTTCATGCGCCAGATGCAGGGCGGCGCCCGCGGCGCCATGGGCTTCGGCAAGTCCAAGGCCAAGATGCTCACCGAGCAGAAGGGCCGAAAGACCTTCGAGGACGTCGCCGGCGTGGACGAGGCCAAGGAAGAGCTGTCGGAAATCGTCGACTTCCTGAAGGACCCCGCCAAGTTCCAGCGCCTGGGCGGCAAGATCCCCAAGGGCGCCCTGCTGGTCGGCCCTCCGGGCACCGGTAAGACCCTGATCGCGCGCGCCGTCGCGGGCGAAGCGGGCGTGCCCTTCTTCACCATCTCGGGGTCGGACTTCGTCGAGATGTTCGTCGGCGTCGGCGCCAGCCGCGTCCGCGACATGTTCGAGCAGGCCAAGAAGAACGCGCCCTGCATCATCTTCATCGATGAAATCGACGCCGTCGGCCGTCACCGCGGCGCCGGCCTGGGCGGCGGCAACGACGAACGCGAGCAGACCCTCAACCAGCTGCTGGTCGAGATGGACGGCTTCGAGTCGAACGAAGGCATCATCCTGATCGCCGCCACCAACCGTCCGGACGTCCTGGACCCGGCGCTGCTGCGTCCCGGCCGGTTCGACCGCCAGGTCGTGGTGCCGAACCCGGACGTCTCGGGTCGCGAGAAGATCCTGCGCGTCCACATGCGCAACGTGCCGCTGGCCGCCGATGTCGACGTGCGCACCCTGGCGCGCGGCACGCCGGGCTTCTCGGGCGCCGACCTGGCCAACCTCGTCAACGAAGCCGCCCTTATGGCCGCGCGGAAGAACCGCCGCATGGTCACCCACATCGACTTCGAACAGGCCAAGGACAAGGTCATGATGGGCGCCGAGCGCCGGTCGATGGCCATGAACGAGGAAGAGAAGAAGCTGACCGCCTACCACGAGGGCGGCCACGCCATCGTGGCGCTGAACGTGCCGCTGGCCGACCCGGTCCACAAGGCGACCATCGTCCCGCGCGGCCGCGCCCTGGGCATGGTCATGCAGCTGCCGGAAGGCGACCGCTACTCGATGAAGTACCAGCAGATGACCAGCCGCCTGGCCATCATGATGGGCGGCCGGGTCGCGGAAGAGCTGATCTTCGGCAAGGAGAACATCACCTCCGGCGCCAGCAGCGACATCAAGGCCGCCACCGGCCTGGCGCGCAGCATGGTCACCCAGTGGGGCTACTCCGACAAGCTCGGCACCGTGGCCTACGGCGACAACCAGGAAGAGGTGTTCCTGGGCCACTCCGTCGCCCGCACCCAGAACGTCTCGGAAGAGACCGCCCGCCTGATCGACAGCGAGGTGAAGCGCCTGGTCCAGGAAGGCCTGGACGAGGCGACCCGCATCCTGACCGAGAAGCGCGAAGACCTCGAAGCCCTGGCTCGCGCCCTGCTCGAGTTCGAGACGCTCTCCGGCGAGGAGATCAACGGCGTGCTCAAGGGCGTGATGCCCAGCCGCGACGAGCCGACCGACAAGCGTCCGAGCGGCCCCAGCGCCGCGGTGCCGCTGTCGCCGCGCCCCACCGGCGTGACGGCCCGCAACCAGGACTAG
- a CDS encoding ArsR/SmtB family transcription factor, which produces MDIVFETLAEPNRRRILDLLREGERPAGDLIGALGISQPNVSKHLRVLREADLVAVRPEGRQRLYSVNAARLAAIDAWLAPYRRFWSSKLDALEEHLDRENPQ; this is translated from the coding sequence ATGGACATCGTCTTCGAAACCCTGGCCGAGCCCAATCGCCGCCGTATCCTTGACCTCCTGCGGGAGGGGGAGCGGCCGGCGGGGGATCTCATCGGCGCTCTCGGCATCAGCCAGCCGAACGTCTCCAAGCATCTGCGAGTGCTGCGCGAGGCGGACCTGGTGGCTGTGCGGCCCGAAGGGCGGCAACGGCTGTACAGCGTCAACGCCGCCCGGCTGGCGGCGATCGACGCCTGGCTGGCCCCGTACCGACGGTTCTGGTCTTCGAAGCTCGACGCCCTGGAGGAGCACCTGGACCGGGAGAACCCGCAATGA
- a CDS encoding acyl-CoA desaturase — MTGHDHDDDPYAVHSVIEGSDDDAVAGRVVWDPAHSLWNGGMLLGTVVLAPLFFSWSAVAVFLLTTGFTLLVGHSVGFHRRLIHGSFKAPRWLDYAMMWVGTLVGMSGPLWMIAAHDLRDWGQRQPGCHPYLSNRAGFWTDYGWNLHGRLELANPPRVELPRAIADDRFYRFLERTWMLHQLPVAGGLYLLGGWSWVVWGVCVRVCVSVTGHWLVGRFAHRTGPQSWLVTTSGVQAHDVPWAAVPTMGEAWHNNHHAFPGSAKLGLYPGQADWGFAFIRLLERCGLAWDVRTPETLPPREELARA; from the coding sequence ATGACGGGTCATGATCACGACGACGATCCCTACGCCGTCCACTCCGTGATCGAGGGCTCGGACGACGACGCCGTCGCCGGCCGGGTGGTCTGGGACCCGGCCCACTCGCTCTGGAACGGCGGCATGCTCCTGGGGACCGTCGTGCTGGCGCCGCTGTTCTTCAGCTGGAGCGCTGTGGCGGTGTTCCTGCTGACGACCGGCTTCACCCTGCTGGTCGGCCATTCGGTCGGCTTTCACCGGCGGCTGATCCACGGCAGCTTCAAGGCGCCGCGCTGGCTGGACTACGCGATGATGTGGGTCGGGACGCTGGTCGGAATGAGCGGCCCGCTCTGGATGATCGCCGCCCACGACCTTCGCGACTGGGGCCAGCGCCAGCCAGGTTGCCATCCCTACCTGTCGAATCGGGCGGGCTTCTGGACCGACTACGGGTGGAACCTGCATGGCCGGCTGGAGCTCGCCAACCCGCCGCGGGTGGAGTTGCCGCGGGCCATCGCCGACGACCGGTTCTACCGTTTCCTCGAGCGCACCTGGATGCTGCACCAGCTGCCGGTCGCTGGCGGCCTCTACCTGCTGGGCGGCTGGTCTTGGGTGGTGTGGGGCGTCTGCGTGCGGGTCTGCGTGTCCGTGACGGGGCACTGGCTGGTCGGCCGGTTCGCGCACCGGACGGGACCGCAGAGCTGGCTGGTGACGACCTCCGGCGTCCAGGCCCACGACGTCCCCTGGGCCGCCGTCCCGACCATGGGCGAGGCCTGGCACAACAACCACCACGCCTTCCCCGGTTCGGCGAAGCTGGGACTCTATCCGGGACAGGCCGACTGGGGGTTCGCCTTCATCCGCCTGCTGGAGCGGTGCGGCTTGGCCTGGGACGTCCGCACCCCCGAGACTCTGCCGCCGCGCGAGGAACTGGCGCGGGCCTAG
- the ybgF gene encoding tol-pal system protein YbgF, whose protein sequence is MTRKTLIASTLVLSIAAAAGAAWAQTPMPDPLDDRSVKRLEKMEKVVRELRSIVFQGRDSGKPVVVQPAETEAQMQALADRIGDLEGSLTRLNGQNETLTLELDQTQRALKDSQAANKALVDRLATLESRTGQLEAAAAAAVAPPIESTAPVAAAGDPAADFAKARQLMLDGDYDSAQVAFETYVKAYPDHAKTPEARYWLGKTLSVRGAHAEAAGAYIGAIRGWPKTSWAPDATLELSRSLIALKKPADACQTLDELAKRYPKAPPAVAGRAQAARTQAKCAA, encoded by the coding sequence ATGACGCGCAAGACCCTCATCGCCTCCACGCTTGTCCTGTCCATCGCCGCCGCCGCCGGCGCCGCCTGGGCGCAGACGCCGATGCCCGACCCGCTCGACGACCGCTCGGTGAAGCGGCTGGAGAAGATGGAGAAGGTGGTGCGCGAGCTGCGCTCGATCGTCTTCCAGGGACGCGACAGCGGCAAGCCGGTGGTCGTGCAGCCGGCCGAGACCGAGGCTCAGATGCAAGCCCTGGCCGACCGCATCGGCGACCTTGAAGGCTCGCTCACCCGCCTGAACGGCCAGAACGAAACCCTGACCCTCGAACTCGACCAGACCCAGCGCGCGCTGAAGGATTCCCAGGCCGCCAACAAGGCCCTGGTCGACCGGCTGGCTACGCTGGAGAGCCGCACGGGCCAGCTTGAAGCCGCTGCTGCGGCCGCCGTCGCGCCGCCGATCGAGTCGACCGCCCCCGTCGCCGCGGCCGGCGACCCCGCCGCCGACTTCGCCAAGGCGCGTCAGCTGATGCTCGACGGCGACTACGACTCCGCCCAGGTCGCGTTCGAAACCTATGTGAAAGCCTACCCCGACCACGCCAAGACGCCCGAGGCGCGCTACTGGCTGGGCAAGACCCTGTCGGTGCGCGGCGCTCACGCCGAGGCCGCCGGCGCCTATATCGGCGCCATCCGGGGTTGGCCGAAGACCAGCTGGGCGCCGGACGCCACGCTGGAGCTGTCGCGCTCGCTGATCGCGCTGAAGAAGCCGGCGGACGCCTGCCAGACGCTCGACGAACTGGCCAAGCGCTATCCCAAGGCGCCGCCGGCCGTCGCCGGACGGGCGCAGGCCGCCCGCACCCAGGCGAAGTGCGCGGCCTAG
- the folP gene encoding dihydropteroate synthase: protein MTRSATAVLRTRVMGIVNVTPDSFSDGGRFIGHGEALTHARRLIAEGADLLDIGGESTRPGAAPVDETEEIARTAPLITAIRAESDIPISIDTMKPAVARAAATAGATIWNDVAALRFSPDAPAVAAELGCEVILMHMLGEPRTMQDAPRYDDVVGEVEAFLLDRAAVAEAAGVARAKIWLDPGIGFGKTVAHNLALLAALPRLCGHGYPLLLGASRKRFIAGIDPTATEATDRLGGSIAVHLHGARAGAAAVRVHDVREMVQALKVQAAVEG from the coding sequence ATGACGAGATCGGCCACGGCCGTCCTGCGAACCCGGGTCATGGGGATCGTCAACGTCACGCCGGACAGCTTCTCGGACGGCGGGCGTTTCATCGGCCACGGCGAGGCCCTGACCCATGCTCGGCGGCTCATCGCCGAGGGCGCCGACCTTCTCGACATCGGCGGCGAGTCGACACGGCCGGGCGCCGCCCCGGTCGACGAGACGGAAGAGATCGCGCGCACCGCCCCTCTGATCACAGCGATCCGGGCCGAGAGCGACATCCCGATCTCGATCGACACCATGAAACCGGCCGTGGCCCGGGCGGCCGCGACCGCCGGCGCCACGATCTGGAACGACGTCGCGGCCCTGCGCTTCTCGCCGGACGCGCCGGCGGTCGCGGCCGAACTCGGCTGCGAGGTCATCCTGATGCACATGCTGGGCGAGCCGCGCACCATGCAGGACGCCCCCCGCTACGACGACGTCGTGGGCGAGGTGGAGGCCTTTCTGCTCGACCGCGCCGCCGTCGCCGAGGCGGCGGGGGTGGCGCGGGCGAAGATCTGGCTCGATCCCGGCATCGGCTTCGGCAAGACGGTCGCGCACAACCTCGCCCTGCTCGCCGCCCTGCCCCGGCTGTGCGGACACGGCTATCCGCTGCTGCTGGGCGCCAGCCGCAAGCGGTTCATCGCCGGAATCGACCCGACGGCGACGGAAGCGACCGACCGCCTGGGCGGTTCGATCGCTGTCCATCTGCACGGCGCTCGGGCCGGCGCCGCGGCGGTCCGCGTCCACGACGTCCGCGAGATGGTCCAGGCGCTGAAGGTTCAGGCGGCGGTCGAGGGCTAG